A DNA window from Oligoflexus sp. contains the following coding sequences:
- a CDS encoding efflux RND transporter periplasmic adaptor subunit, which yields MNRNWKALVLVIVGLLVANAAFLYWWTQRTHGTAATETASAPKERKILFYRHPMQPSITSKVPSKDEMGMDYIPVYEGDEDNANSSTVEGRASFPLSPDNQQIIGVTTATVSRQPMSRDIRATGRVAYDPELFAAIEEYRQALLAKQQLKNSSYEGFVEQSSALVKSSETRLKLLGLTDEQIRQLARGGSQAINLILPQGKVWIYAEVFEYEVTGLKPGQKIEAEAPSIPGEVFRGTISSISPVLNAPTRTIRVRAEVPDPKGLLRPDTYLNVRILTSLGEQLAVPDTAVLFSNNQAYVFVKDAGERFHPRAVQLGAKVKDYYEVKDGLEEGEVVVTAANFLLDSESRLQAVIQQKGEAPPESEKKPPEAAHEHPHGDQP from the coding sequence ATGAATAGAAATTGGAAAGCGCTCGTCTTGGTCATCGTTGGACTTCTGGTCGCGAATGCCGCGTTTTTATACTGGTGGACGCAGCGCACGCACGGGACGGCTGCCACAGAAACAGCATCCGCTCCGAAGGAAAGGAAGATACTCTTTTATCGGCATCCGATGCAGCCGAGCATCACCTCGAAGGTCCCTTCGAAAGATGAAATGGGCATGGACTATATACCCGTTTATGAGGGCGACGAGGACAATGCCAACAGTTCGACCGTCGAGGGTCGAGCCTCCTTCCCTTTGAGCCCTGACAATCAGCAGATCATCGGCGTGACCACGGCGACTGTCAGCCGTCAGCCGATGTCCCGCGACATTCGCGCGACCGGACGGGTGGCCTACGATCCCGAACTTTTCGCGGCCATCGAAGAATACCGCCAGGCCCTCCTTGCGAAGCAGCAGCTTAAAAATAGCAGCTATGAAGGCTTCGTCGAGCAGTCCTCGGCCTTGGTGAAAAGTTCGGAAACGCGGCTTAAACTTCTCGGGCTGACTGATGAGCAGATCCGGCAGCTGGCGCGCGGAGGCTCGCAGGCCATCAACCTGATCCTGCCGCAGGGCAAGGTCTGGATCTATGCCGAGGTCTTCGAATATGAAGTCACAGGCCTGAAACCGGGGCAGAAGATTGAAGCCGAAGCGCCGTCCATTCCAGGCGAAGTTTTCAGAGGAACGATCTCCAGCATCAGTCCCGTTCTGAACGCCCCGACGCGCACCATTCGCGTCAGGGCCGAGGTGCCTGATCCCAAGGGCCTTCTGCGACCCGACACCTATCTGAACGTCAGGATACTCACGAGCCTTGGTGAACAGCTGGCTGTTCCCGATACGGCTGTGCTCTTCAGCAATAATCAGGCCTATGTGTTTGTGAAGGATGCCGGAGAACGCTTCCATCCGCGCGCGGTGCAGCTGGGAGCCAAGGTGAAAGATTATTACGAGGTCAAGGACGGTCTTGAAGAAGGGGAGGTCGTGGTCACCGCGGCCAACTTCCTTTTGGATTCAGAATCCCGCCTTCAGGCTGTGATTCAGCAGAAAGGAGAAGCGCCTCCCGAGAGCGAAAAGAAACCTCCAGAAGCGGCGCATGAGCATCCGCACGGAGATCAGCCGTGA
- a CDS encoding TolC family protein: MKRLIMLNLLWLGLWIPESQGAKTTSDRDEELAGIMAKALEANPELKALEAEFAMSRAQVGPAGSLDDPMLGFEVMNVPTDSFRLNELEMSGLQVSLSQKLPYPGKRDAQREIAVLRSQTLEHRIQQMKLNIGWTIKRIYYELFLKAHKKKILENQRAFLRQTLKTSRDRYALNQVSQASILNLQVEEAQLMNEQLRLSSEMKDLEAELAHISGHAEHVPSMTLTRLHRTAFNLKDWTDEAVARKVVAQNAELQALQTDVKVSDASLHLAKKSYLPDFEVMASYTMREKIAGMETSTNGQDLLGARIGISLPLWGATKQSEEIREAVASRDRSTHAFDNARLMQIHKARALVAELKESQQRIELFESGLLQLSQQAVAAAQSAYLTGKESYASLLEALKKQQDTEYGYQEALVAWQLQIAQLEALMGQSVDKNNE; encoded by the coding sequence ATGAAGCGACTAATCATGTTGAATTTATTGTGGCTGGGCTTATGGATCCCTGAAAGCCAGGGTGCAAAAACGACAAGCGATCGGGACGAAGAATTGGCAGGAATCATGGCGAAAGCGCTGGAGGCCAATCCCGAACTCAAGGCGCTGGAGGCAGAATTCGCCATGAGTCGCGCTCAGGTCGGCCCGGCCGGAAGCCTGGATGACCCTATGCTCGGCTTTGAAGTCATGAATGTTCCCACGGATTCCTTCCGCTTGAACGAGTTGGAAATGTCAGGACTGCAGGTCTCCCTCTCGCAGAAATTGCCTTACCCAGGAAAGCGAGATGCGCAGCGCGAGATTGCGGTCCTCCGAAGTCAAACTCTGGAACACCGCATCCAGCAGATGAAGCTGAATATTGGCTGGACGATCAAGCGCATCTACTACGAACTTTTTCTGAAGGCGCATAAAAAAAAGATATTGGAAAACCAAAGGGCCTTTCTGCGTCAGACCTTGAAGACCAGTCGCGATCGCTACGCCTTGAATCAGGTATCCCAGGCTTCCATTTTGAATCTGCAGGTGGAAGAAGCCCAGCTGATGAATGAGCAGCTGCGCCTGAGCAGCGAGATGAAGGATCTGGAGGCTGAACTCGCCCATATTTCAGGACATGCCGAGCACGTGCCTTCGATGACGCTCACACGCCTCCACAGGACAGCTTTCAATCTGAAAGATTGGACCGACGAAGCCGTGGCCCGGAAGGTGGTGGCGCAGAACGCCGAACTGCAGGCCCTGCAGACCGATGTCAAAGTCAGTGATGCCTCGCTCCATCTCGCCAAAAAAAGTTACCTGCCGGATTTTGAAGTGATGGCGAGTTACACGATGCGCGAAAAGATAGCCGGCATGGAAACGTCGACCAACGGCCAGGACTTGCTGGGAGCCCGCATCGGCATCTCGCTCCCACTCTGGGGCGCGACGAAGCAGTCAGAAGAGATCCGCGAGGCGGTCGCCAGTCGGGATCGCTCCACCCACGCCTTCGATAATGCCCGTCTTATGCAGATTCATAAGGCCCGCGCCTTGGTCGCTGAGCTGAAAGAATCCCAGCAGCGCATCGAACTTTTCGAAAGTGGACTGCTCCAGCTTTCGCAGCAGGCTGTCGCTGCCGCTCAGTCGGCCTACCTTACCGGCAAGGAATCGTATGCGAGTCTGCTCGAAGCCTTGAAAAAGCAGCAGGATACCGAATATGGTTATCAGGAGGCGCTGGTCGCGTGGCAGCTGCAGATCGCACAACTGGAAGCCCTGATGGGGCAAAGCGTGGACAAAAACAATGAATAG
- a CDS encoding glycoside hydrolase family 6 protein yields the protein MSKLATVGVGDPGNLPDGTKIEFKTLKLKISGVQPTNFEKTLTFTNQGSGAFEDPATKLPYGTYRFLLSYLDVQDKVVVESCSPGTDKFGKPIPDEKSRVHKVESARYSPNVMICFPGKDVAVPGLPPSTNKPTEPDSADVVIRPTIPDTSKPSTSGSASAVFDKNARFYVDPYSLAANDAANMKNANDPNFPLVDYIAKQGSAVWLGSWSGNVGDAVRTVVDKAQQQDAYPVFVAYMIPYRDCGLHSAGGLDAAKYIPWINDIANAVGTRKAIVILEPDAVPGMVQVEGGKPCLSTELRAERANLMKTAIGVLKSKPNLKVFVDAGHSAWLSADVVSGLLKEVGIDKADGFSLNTSNYQSTAAQISYGQSIRSQVGNKSFLIDTSRNGIDPAGNTEWCNPRNRALGKLPTFDTGVDGVAAFIWGKRPGESDGACNGGPAAGNWWREIAIELAKNAGVK from the coding sequence GTGTCAAAGCTCGCGACAGTCGGCGTCGGCGATCCAGGCAATCTTCCCGATGGAACCAAAATCGAATTCAAGACACTGAAGCTCAAGATCTCGGGAGTTCAGCCCACGAATTTCGAGAAAACTCTCACCTTCACCAATCAGGGGAGTGGCGCGTTCGAAGATCCGGCCACCAAACTTCCTTATGGAACCTATCGCTTCCTTCTGAGCTATCTGGATGTGCAGGATAAGGTTGTTGTGGAATCCTGCTCACCAGGAACGGACAAGTTCGGCAAACCCATTCCGGATGAAAAGTCCCGCGTTCACAAGGTCGAGTCAGCCCGATACAGTCCGAACGTCATGATTTGTTTCCCGGGCAAAGATGTGGCCGTACCTGGACTGCCTCCGTCCACGAACAAACCGACGGAACCTGACAGCGCAGACGTCGTGATTCGACCAACGATTCCCGACACCAGCAAACCCAGCACGAGTGGTTCTGCGTCAGCTGTCTTCGATAAGAATGCGCGATTTTACGTCGATCCTTATTCTTTGGCAGCCAACGATGCTGCCAACATGAAGAATGCGAATGATCCGAACTTCCCCCTCGTGGACTATATCGCGAAGCAAGGCTCTGCGGTCTGGCTCGGATCATGGTCGGGAAATGTCGGTGATGCTGTGCGGACAGTGGTGGATAAAGCCCAGCAGCAGGATGCCTATCCCGTGTTCGTCGCTTACATGATTCCCTATCGTGACTGCGGTTTGCACTCGGCAGGTGGTCTGGATGCAGCGAAGTATATTCCCTGGATCAATGACATTGCCAACGCTGTCGGCACCCGCAAAGCGATCGTGATCCTGGAACCCGACGCCGTTCCCGGCATGGTTCAGGTTGAAGGCGGCAAACCCTGTTTGAGCACAGAGCTCCGTGCGGAACGTGCGAACCTGATGAAAACCGCCATTGGCGTTCTGAAGAGCAAGCCCAACCTGAAGGTTTTCGTTGATGCCGGTCACTCGGCCTGGTTGAGCGCGGACGTCGTCTCGGGTCTCTTGAAAGAAGTCGGCATTGATAAAGCGGATGGTTTTTCTCTCAACACTTCGAACTACCAGTCCACGGCTGCTCAAATCAGCTACGGTCAATCCATTCGCTCGCAGGTCGGCAACAAGAGCTTTTTGATCGACACCAGTCGTAACGGAATTGATCCGGCTGGCAACACCGAATGGTGCAACCCGCGCAACCGCGCTTTGGGCAAGCTTCCTACTTTTGATACAGGCGTCGACGGCGTTGCAGCCTTCATCTGGGGCAAGCGCCCTGGCGAATCCGATGGTGCCTGTAACGGCGGTCCAGCCGCTGGCAACTGGTGGCGTGAAATCGCCATCGAACTGGCGAAAAATGCTGGCGTAAAATAA